GCGCCGCGTCCGGCGCCGCGCCGCCGGAGGCTCCGAAGCCGCCCGCGCCATCGCTTCCACGACGCGGTCCCGCCGTTCCGTCGACGGCGCCAGCGCCGCCGCCCGCCCGAGCGCCGCCGCCGCCCGCCCGATCGATTCGAATTCGGAACGGCACGCCGCGCATCCCCCGAGATGGCCTTCCGCCCGGCGGGCCGGCTCGACGTCCAGATCCCCGAGCGCCAGCTCGGGAAGGAGCCTGCGGACCTCGGAGCACTTCATGGGCACCCTCCTTGGCGGACCCCTTCGCCGCGGCCGTCCGCCGCCAGCTTCCGGGCCAGTTCCCGAACCGCCTCGTGCACGCGAAACTTCACCGTCCCCACCGGCGCCTTGACGATGCGGGCGATTTCGGCGTACGAAAGCCCGGCGTACACCCGAAGGACGAGCGCTTCGTGCTTGGCCGGGCCCAGCGCCCCGAGCGCCTCCGTCAGGCGCCGCTCTTCCTCCCCCGCCTCCGCCCGGAGCGCCGGACCCGGCAACGGGGACGGCATCGCGTCCCGGAACGAGATCACCCGCCCCCGCTCGGCGTCCGTTTCCGCCTCCAGCGGCATCTCGCGCCGCCGTTTGCGCGCCTTGAGGTAATCGAGCGCCAGGTTCCGCGCGATCGTGAAAATCCACGTGCTCAGGGACGCCTCGGGCCGGAACTCCCCGACCGAGCGGACCACCCGCACGAACGTCTCCTGGAAGAGATCCTCCGCCGCATGCCGCTCGCCGACGAAGCGGTACAGGAAATTCACCAGCGGCTTCTCCAAGCGCTCCACAAGCTCCCGGTACGCCGCCGCGTCCCCGCGCGCGCATCTCCGGAGGAGGTCTTCCTCCACGTCCATGCGATTCTCCCGATCGGGCACCTTCCGCCTCCTTTTAACGCTCTCCCTGATAACGGGTTGGGGGCTGGAAGTAAATGTCGGCAAAACCGGAGCTCCGGCGACATGCCGGAAGGGAAACTCCCCTTCACGTCCGTCTAGGATTATGACGATCCGATGTGTTAGAGTAAGGGCCTGAGCTTATGCCTCGAAACGCGCAGCGGCGTGCCGGAACGGCCGCGGATGACGCGGTCCTCATCGAGCGCAGCCGCAAGGGCGAGCCCGGGGCGTTCGAAGCCCTGATGTCCAAATACGCCAACCTCGTGGGCTCGATCGCCTTCAACATCGTCGGCGACCCCCACGTGGCCGGAGACATCACTCAGGAAACCTTTCTCAAGGTCTATCGAAACCTCGCGCGCCTGGAAGATCCGCGCCGCTTCAAGGGCTGGCTGTGCTCCATCGTCCGCACGACCTGCGTGGACTGGCTGCGCAAGGAACGGGTGAAACCCTGCTCCCTGGAAAAGATCTCCGAGGACGGACTGGAGCCCGAAGGAGAATTCCTGGGAGGCGTCTTCCGGCAGACGTCCACCGAAGTCGAGGAGCTGCGCGAGAAGATCCTTCACATCGTCAACGGACTGCCCCGGATCTATCAGCAGATCATCTTCCTGAGGCACCTCCGGAAGATGACCTACCGGGAAATGAGCGACTTCCTGGGACTGCCCGTGGCCACGATCGAGTCGCGCCTCTATCGGGCGCGGATTATGCTGAAGAACAAACTCATGGATCTTTATCTCTGAGGACTTTTTCGAGCCGGAAGGAAAATCCGATGCCCTGTCCCGAGGACATGAAACTGCTGCTGTCCCGCTACGTGGACGGCGAGCTTTCGCCCGAAGAGCGCGCCCGCGTGGAAGAGCATGTCGGCGGGTGCGGGGAGTGCCGGGAGCTCCTGGCCCTCTTCCAGCGCCACGAGAACCTCCTGGCGGACGCGCTTTCGGCCGACGCCTTCGGCGACGCGGTCGTGGCCTCCGTGATGGCCTCGCTTCGCAAGGAGGCGCCGCCGGTCGCCCGCCCCGTGGAGGAAGGCCTGGGAGACTGGCTCCGCGCCCGGCCGGTCGTGCCGCTGGCCGCTGCGGCGCTTTTCGTCGTGGGCCTGGTCACCCTTCTGAGCATGACCCATGCCGCGCGCGTGGAGGCGCTCAAGCAGTCCCTCCAGGAGCAGGTTCAGGCGGCCCGCGAGGCGCGCGAGGAAACTCTCCGCCTGGCCCGCCAGTTCCAGGAGCAAGCGGAAATGACGTCGCGGCTCTCCGACGAGCTCGCCCGCGAGGCGCGCGACCGGCGCACCGACGAGATCCTCCGCGCCGCGCGCGAGGGATCCGTCCTGGGCTACGTGGACCCCGAGGGGTACGCGCACCGCCTTGTCGTCAAGGCCCGCTTCGACGGGGGCCGCTTCTCCGGCTACAACGTGTACCGCCGCAACGAGAAAGACCGCGACGACCGGTTCGTGAAGCTCAACCCGGAACCGCTCAAGCGGCCCGAATTCGAGGACCGCTCGGCGCGCCCCGGCCAGGGCTACGTCTACAAGTTCGAGGCCCTCCGGCCGGATGCCGACCCGGTCGAATCGGTCCCCGTCTTCATGCGCCTGCCGGCCGCCGGAGATCTCGACCCCGAGCGGACGGTCCGCATCGTCTGCGAGGAACTGGCCGCGCCCAAGGATCTGGCGCGCTTCCGCCTGGAGCGCACGATCGCGGGCCGCAAAGTAACGCACCGCTTCTACGCGGGCCTCGGCCAGCGGGTCGGCGACCGGGTCCACGTCCCCGGCGTCGGCGAAGTGGATTTCACCACGGACTTCGTCCTGGGGCGGATCGAGGAAGGCACGCAGACTCTCTCGATCACGTACACGGAGCAGCGCTTCGATCCCGACGGAAAGCCGGTGTTCCTGCGCCTGGGCGACGGGATGTTCATCCCGGATACCCGCCAGTACGAGGTGGCCATCGGCGCGCGGGAGAGCCGCCGGGCGGTGCTCCGGCCCGCGGGCTCCACAGACCCGCGGTTCGAACGGGCCGTCTGGAAGGACGGCTCGATCCTGGTGCCGGCGCCGCGCTGACCCGCCCGGCTCACTTCGAAGTGAGGTCGAAGACCCCGTCCCAATCCTCCGGAGGCGGGGTCGACCGAAACAACCCGGCGCGCTCCGCGTAGAACCGGGACGGCCCGTCCTCCGGCATCCGGGCCAGCGCCCTCCGGAACCCTTCGAGCGCCTCGGTCCACCGGCGCGCGCGGAAGAGCGCCAGGGCCGCCTCGTATTCGATCAGCGCCGTCTCGTCGAACGGAAGAGGTTCCCCCGCCTCCGCCAAGAGCTCGTAAATCGCCACCGCTTCGCGCTTGCCCACCACCCGGACGCGCCCCAGGTCCCGCGTCCGGAAGCGTCCTCCCGACCGCTCCCGGGTCGCCTCGCTGATGAGGATCGAGGTCCCGTACTCCTTGTTGACCCCTTCCAGACGCGCGGCCAGATTGACCGCGTCCCCCAGCACCGTGTAGTCCGACCGGTCCGCGGCCCCGACGTAGCCGGCGATGGCCTCTCCGCTGTGAATGCCGATCCGGGAGGAGATCCGCGGCAGCCCTTCCCGCGCCAGCTCCTCGTTGAGCGGTCCAAGAAGCGCCCGGCATTCCAGCGCCGCCCGGCACGCCTCCTCCGCGTGCCGGGGCGAGGGCACGGGAATCCCGAAAAGCGCCATAATCCCGTCGCCGAGATACTTGTCCACGTAGGCCTTGCGGCCCTTGAGAGCCCGCGTCATCCGGTCGAGATACCGATTCACGAACGGCACCAGGACTTCGGGCGCCATCCGCTCGGAAATCGACGTGAACGAGCGGATGTCGGAGAAGAAAAACGTCCCTTCCATCTTGCGCGGACGCGCCAGGAGCTCCGGATGCTCCAGGAGGATCGTCACGAGCTCCGCGCTGGTGTTCTTCTCGAGCTCCCTCTGGAGCTTGCGCCGCGAACGCTGCGCCACGAGTTCCTTGTAGGCCGTGGTCCCCGCGAACGCAAAGGCCGCCGCCGAGAGAGGACCCGCCATCGGGAGAACGAGCGCCGCCCCCGTCAGGGCGAACGCCCCGAGCCCCACGATGAGCGCCGCCAGCCCCCCGAGCGCCGCCGCGCTGGCGACGGAACTCCCGTAGGTCACCGCCAGAGTCGCCGCCACGCCGGCCCCCAGGACGAACGCGAACTCCACCCCCCGCGAAACCCGCCCGAGCGCCTGGCGCGTCAGAACCATGTTGGCCACGTTCGCCAGCACGTCCATTCCCGGGGTCGATTCCCCCAGGGGCGTGGGATGGAGATCCCCGCTCGCCGTGCTGGCCGACCCGATCAGGCAGACGCGCCCCTCGATGAGCGGGCGGAGCTTCTTCTCCAAAACGTCGGCGTCCTTCAACCCCGCCACCTGCGCGCGCCAGCCCGCCAGCGCCTGCTCCGAACGCTCGCGGATCCGCGGACTGGAGATTCCCGCCAGGCTCGCCTCGATGCGGCCGATCTCGGCTTCGAACTCGCGGATGATGCCCCGGCGGATCTCGTCCATCCGGGCCTCGATCGCCCGCGCCTCCTGCGGAGCCAGATCCTCCTGCCCCGCCAGCGCCGTCCGCAAGCGGTCGCTCAACCGGAGGTACTCGTCGCCGCCGAGGGACGCCCGCGCGGCGTCGTCGAGCTGCGCGAGCGTCCGGCGCACC
This genomic window from Planctomycetota bacterium contains:
- a CDS encoding CHASE2 domain-containing protein, which gives rise to MNPLGVWRRQVSRAAERGDPRPGILIGAAISLVVAGAFGARAPLAQKAENAALDAAFRLRPPIRESDRIVLVDMDDGTFRDLRWPLPREYFAQAILALDRLGARRIALDVEFKMAVPRPGEFDEETGESVLTPSDRALRFAIAASGKVLLAYHFELTDPLSPPVRERFARVLELLSRDFAAAPGEVARAAGLSEKELEDEMVALRHEAALELVNGFLAERPGASFAEVRARFLPGYDPRLHRAELKRLQYAYGHARARRRLAEISPFVRVEGLPDRLVPVYGVVPPAWAFLEAARGAGLVNAAPDSDGTMRRPWTHLVHGARAYPYLGLESALHLLSDGKGPVEATLRPRELTLRCGDWAFSLPLDEEGRLLVNWAGNRHRRRGRDARELPFAHVPFLLVLSYYEARYESLDATVRRTLAQLDDAARASLGGDEYLRLSDRLRTALAGQEDLAPQEARAIEARMDEIRRGIIREFEAEIGRIEASLAGISSPRIRERSEQALAGWRAQVAGLKDADVLEKKLRPLIEGRVCLIGSASTASGDLHPTPLGESTPGMDVLANVANMVLTRQALGRVSRGVEFAFVLGAGVAATLAVTYGSSVASAAALGGLAALIVGLGAFALTGAALVLPMAGPLSAAAFAFAGTTAYKELVAQRSRRKLQRELEKNTSAELVTILLEHPELLARPRKMEGTFFFSDIRSFTSISERMAPEVLVPFVNRYLDRMTRALKGRKAYVDKYLGDGIMALFGIPVPSPRHAEEACRAALECRALLGPLNEELAREGLPRISSRIGIHSGEAIAGYVGAADRSDYTVLGDAVNLAARLEGVNKEYGTSILISEATRERSGGRFRTRDLGRVRVVGKREAVAIYELLAEAGEPLPFDETALIEYEAALALFRARRWTEALEGFRRALARMPEDGPSRFYAERAGLFRSTPPPEDWDGVFDLTSK
- a CDS encoding sigma-70 family RNA polymerase sigma factor — encoded protein: MDVEEDLLRRCARGDAAAYRELVERLEKPLVNFLYRFVGERHAAEDLFQETFVRVVRSVGEFRPEASLSTWIFTIARNLALDYLKARKRRREMPLEAETDAERGRVISFRDAMPSPLPGPALRAEAGEEERRLTEALGALGPAKHEALVLRVYAGLSYAEIARIVKAPVGTVKFRVHEAVRELARKLAADGRGEGVRQGGCP
- a CDS encoding zf-HC2 domain-containing protein; translated protein: MPCPEDMKLLLSRYVDGELSPEERARVEEHVGGCGECRELLALFQRHENLLADALSADAFGDAVVASVMASLRKEAPPVARPVEEGLGDWLRARPVVPLAAAALFVVGLVTLLSMTHAARVEALKQSLQEQVQAAREAREETLRLARQFQEQAEMTSRLSDELAREARDRRTDEILRAAREGSVLGYVDPEGYAHRLVVKARFDGGRFSGYNVYRRNEKDRDDRFVKLNPEPLKRPEFEDRSARPGQGYVYKFEALRPDADPVESVPVFMRLPAAGDLDPERTVRIVCEELAAPKDLARFRLERTIAGRKVTHRFYAGLGQRVGDRVHVPGVGEVDFTTDFVLGRIEEGTQTLSITYTEQRFDPDGKPVFLRLGDGMFIPDTRQYEVAIGARESRRAVLRPAGSTDPRFERAVWKDGSILVPAPR
- a CDS encoding zf-HC2 domain-containing protein; amino-acid sequence: MKCSEVRRLLPELALGDLDVEPARRAEGHLGGCAACRSEFESIGRAAAALGRAAALAPSTERRDRVVEAMARAASEPPAARRRTRR
- a CDS encoding sigma-70 family RNA polymerase sigma factor produces the protein MPRNAQRRAGTAADDAVLIERSRKGEPGAFEALMSKYANLVGSIAFNIVGDPHVAGDITQETFLKVYRNLARLEDPRRFKGWLCSIVRTTCVDWLRKERVKPCSLEKISEDGLEPEGEFLGGVFRQTSTEVEELREKILHIVNGLPRIYQQIIFLRHLRKMTYREMSDFLGLPVATIESRLYRARIMLKNKLMDLYL